In uncultured Fretibacterium sp., the following proteins share a genomic window:
- the dnaK gene encoding molecular chaperone DnaK encodes MAKVVGIDLGTTNSCIAVQEGDQTTIIANSEGMRTTPSVVAFTKEGERLVGQLAKRQAIVNADHTIMSIKREMGTDYRVDIDGKKYSPQEISAMILQKLKRDAEDYLGEPVTQAVITVPAYFTDAQRQATKDAGTIAGLEVLRIINEPTAACLAYGENKKEEHKILVFDLGGGTFDVSILDVGEGVFEVLATAGDNRLGGDDWDDRIVDWMTAEFKKSEGIDLKNDRMAMQRLREAAEKAKVELSSMTETTISLPFITANQSGPKHLEMKLTRAKFEEMTADLMDRTITPTKRALEDSGLKAGDIDKVLLVGGSTRMPMVQKKIVDLLGKEPTKGINPDECVAAGAAIQGAILKGDHKDIVLVDVTPLSLGLETLGGVFTKVIERNTAIPVSKSQVFTTAANNQTQVEILVLQGERSMAADNVKLGQFVLDGIPPAPRGIPQIEVTFNIDVNGILNVSAKDKGTGKAQKITIQSSNLSKEDIERMKNDAEANADEDAKKREAAEVRNESDAAVFAAEKLLNDLGDKMSAEEKGKVNSRLDDLKRAIEANDGARMKSSKEELERTIQEFSTRLYQAAGQGGPNTSDASASAGSAGASSSDGDTVDAEFSDQGQA; translated from the coding sequence ATGGCAAAAGTTGTGGGTATTGACTTGGGAACGACGAACAGTTGCATCGCGGTGCAGGAGGGCGACCAGACGACCATCATCGCCAATTCCGAGGGGATGAGGACGACCCCGTCCGTCGTGGCCTTCACGAAGGAGGGAGAGCGCCTGGTGGGCCAGCTGGCCAAGCGCCAGGCCATCGTCAACGCCGACCACACCATCATGTCGATCAAGCGAGAGATGGGCACGGACTACCGCGTGGACATCGACGGAAAGAAATATTCGCCGCAGGAGATCTCCGCTATGATCCTGCAGAAGCTGAAGCGCGATGCGGAGGACTACCTCGGCGAGCCGGTCACCCAGGCGGTCATCACGGTCCCGGCCTACTTCACGGACGCCCAGCGCCAGGCGACGAAGGACGCGGGCACCATCGCGGGGCTCGAGGTGCTGCGCATCATCAACGAGCCGACGGCGGCCTGCCTTGCCTACGGGGAGAACAAGAAGGAGGAGCACAAGATCCTGGTGTTCGACCTCGGCGGCGGCACGTTCGACGTCTCGATCCTGGATGTGGGCGAGGGCGTGTTCGAGGTCCTGGCGACCGCCGGCGACAACCGGCTGGGCGGCGACGACTGGGACGACCGGATCGTCGACTGGATGACGGCCGAGTTCAAGAAGAGCGAGGGAATCGACCTCAAGAACGACCGGATGGCGATGCAGCGCCTGCGCGAGGCCGCCGAGAAGGCCAAGGTCGAGCTCTCCTCCATGACGGAGACCACGATCTCCCTGCCCTTCATCACGGCGAACCAGAGCGGCCCCAAGCACCTGGAGATGAAGCTGACCCGGGCGAAGTTCGAGGAGATGACGGCGGACCTCATGGACCGCACGATCACCCCGACGAAGCGCGCGCTTGAGGACTCCGGCCTGAAGGCGGGCGATATCGACAAGGTCCTGCTCGTCGGCGGCTCGACCCGCATGCCGATGGTGCAGAAGAAGATCGTCGACCTGCTGGGCAAGGAGCCGACGAAGGGCATCAACCCGGACGAGTGCGTCGCGGCGGGGGCGGCCATTCAGGGGGCGATCCTGAAGGGCGACCACAAGGATATCGTGCTGGTGGACGTCACCCCGCTTTCGCTCGGGCTCGAGACCCTGGGCGGCGTGTTCACCAAGGTCATCGAGCGGAACACGGCGATCCCGGTGTCGAAGAGCCAGGTGTTCACGACGGCGGCGAACAACCAGACGCAGGTGGAGATCCTCGTGCTCCAGGGAGAGCGCTCCATGGCGGCGGACAACGTGAAGCTGGGACAGTTCGTCCTGGACGGCATACCGCCCGCACCGCGCGGCATTCCGCAGATCGAGGTGACCTTCAACATCGACGTCAACGGCATTCTGAACGTCTCCGCAAAGGACAAGGGGACGGGCAAGGCCCAGAAGATCACCATCCAGTCCTCGAACCTCTCCAAGGAGGATATCGAGCGCATGAAGAACGACGCGGAGGCCAACGCGGACGAGGATGCGAAAAAGCGCGAGGCCGCCGAGGTCCGAAACGAGTCCGACGCCGCGGTGTTCGCCGCGGAGAAGCTGTTGAACGACCTGGGGGACAAGATGAGCGCGGAGGAGAAGGGAAAGGTCAACTCCAGGCTCGACGATCTGAAGCGCGCCATCGAGGCGAACGATGGAGCCAGGATGAAGAGCTCCAAGGAGGAGCTCGAGAGGACGATCCAGGAGTTCTCCACACGGCTCTATCAGGCCGCCGGCCAGGGGGGCCCCAATACCTCCGACGCCTCGGCCTCGGCCGGCAGCGCGGGAGCGTCCTCGTCGGACGGCGATACGGTGGACGCCGAGTTCAGCGACCAGGGACAGGCCTGA
- the dnaJ gene encoding molecular chaperone DnaJ, translating to MFVLEDLYQILGVARDASQAEIKRAYRQLARQYHPDANHGSGEAEEKFKKINAAYSVLSDPEKRARYDQFGSADGSDPFGGGGFTGDFGDIFGDLFAQVFGGGMGRRQADPNAPRRGGDLEMALSVSLLEAANGVTRTLEVPRWEACEGCGGTGAKPGTSPETCSVCGGRGQVEQVQRTLFGQFVSVTVCPECQGRGKIVREKCSDCGGRGQVRRKHKLEVKVPAGVERGTRLRISGAGEAGVNGGPQGDLYLLIDVKPDKTFERDGADLHTRLLLTYPQAVLGAEVEVSTLIDGEEKIGVPAGTSHGQVLKVRGKGMPRLRGPRGRGDLYVHVYVDIPSKLTDRQRELITELAGEMKTPVGSGEPGLFEKFKKLFD from the coding sequence GTGTTTGTCTTGGAAGATTTGTATCAGATCCTGGGTGTCGCGCGCGACGCCTCTCAGGCGGAGATCAAGAGGGCGTATCGCCAGCTTGCGCGCCAGTACCATCCGGATGCGAACCATGGCAGCGGGGAGGCCGAGGAGAAGTTCAAGAAGATCAACGCGGCGTACTCCGTACTGAGCGATCCCGAAAAACGGGCGCGGTACGATCAGTTCGGCTCTGCCGATGGATCGGACCCCTTTGGGGGCGGTGGGTTTACGGGGGATTTCGGGGACATCTTCGGAGATCTCTTCGCCCAGGTATTCGGGGGGGGGATGGGACGCCGCCAGGCCGACCCCAACGCGCCGCGCCGCGGTGGAGACCTGGAGATGGCGCTGAGCGTCTCCCTGCTGGAGGCCGCCAACGGGGTGACCCGTACCCTGGAGGTCCCGCGTTGGGAGGCATGCGAGGGCTGCGGGGGCACCGGGGCCAAGCCCGGCACGTCCCCCGAGACCTGTTCGGTCTGCGGAGGACGCGGGCAGGTGGAGCAGGTGCAGCGGACCCTCTTCGGCCAGTTCGTCTCCGTGACCGTCTGTCCGGAGTGTCAGGGGCGCGGGAAGATCGTCCGCGAGAAGTGCTCCGACTGCGGCGGCCGCGGACAGGTACGGCGGAAGCACAAGCTCGAGGTCAAGGTCCCCGCGGGGGTGGAACGGGGGACGCGGCTGCGCATCTCGGGGGCCGGCGAGGCCGGGGTCAACGGCGGCCCTCAGGGCGACCTCTACCTGCTGATCGACGTGAAGCCGGACAAGACGTTCGAGCGGGATGGGGCGGACCTGCACACCCGCCTCCTCCTGACCTATCCGCAGGCGGTGCTGGGCGCGGAGGTGGAGGTCTCCACCCTGATCGACGGCGAGGAGAAGATCGGCGTACCCGCCGGGACCTCGCACGGCCAGGTGCTGAAGGTTCGGGGCAAGGGGATGCCGCGCCTGCGTGGCCCTCGCGGCCGCGGGGACCTTTACGTCCATGTGTACGTCGATATCCCCTCCAAACTGACGGACCGGCAGAGAGAGCTGATTACGGAGCTGGCCGGCGAGATGAAGACCCCGGTGGGGTCCGGAGAGCCGGGGCTTTTCGAGAAGTTCAAGAAGCTCTTCGACTGA
- a CDS encoding DnaJ C-terminal domain-containing protein: MSVQYKDYYEILGVPRTATADEIRKAYRKLAKKYHPDVSKEKDADARYREINEAYEVLKDPDKRGRYDTLGANWEQGQDFTPPPGWQGGGTRVEFGGDMGGFSDFFKTIFGGGFADIFAGAGSYAPVRRDSEVDLELTLEDAARGGTHTLVMRSPGGDQRSINVRLPQGISEGAQIRLPGKANGGGDLYVNLHLAPHPVFQVEGYDLTRSVRVAPWDAVLGHEVSVETLLGSVTMKLPPGTQGGQRLRLRGKGLPKRGGGSGDLFVRVEVSLPRRLTERQKELWEELSRLGA, encoded by the coding sequence ATGTCCGTTCAGTATAAGGACTATTACGAGATCTTGGGGGTGCCGCGCACCGCGACGGCCGACGAGATCCGCAAGGCATACAGGAAGCTGGCGAAGAAGTATCATCCGGATGTCTCCAAGGAGAAGGATGCGGATGCCCGCTACCGGGAGATCAACGAGGCCTACGAGGTCCTGAAGGACCCCGACAAGCGCGGCCGCTACGACACCCTTGGGGCGAACTGGGAGCAGGGTCAGGACTTCACGCCCCCGCCCGGATGGCAGGGTGGGGGCACGCGCGTGGAGTTCGGCGGGGACATGGGCGGGTTCAGCGACTTCTTCAAGACGATCTTCGGCGGAGGATTCGCGGATATCTTCGCCGGGGCGGGAAGCTACGCACCGGTACGCCGGGACAGCGAGGTCGATCTGGAGCTGACGCTGGAGGATGCCGCCCGCGGGGGGACTCACACCCTGGTGATGCGCTCGCCCGGCGGCGACCAGAGGTCGATCAACGTGCGGCTTCCGCAGGGCATATCGGAGGGGGCTCAGATCCGCCTGCCGGGCAAGGCGAACGGGGGAGGCGACCTCTACGTCAATCTGCACCTGGCGCCTCATCCCGTGTTCCAGGTCGAAGGGTACGATCTGACGCGCAGCGTCAGGGTCGCGCCGTGGGACGCCGTGCTGGGGCATGAGGTCTCGGTGGAGACCCTGTTGGGCAGCGTGACGATGAAACTCCCGCCGGGGACGCAGGGCGGTCAGCGCCTGCGTCTGCGCGGCAAGGGGCTTCCCAAGCGCGGGGGGGGCAGCGGCGACCTGTTCGTGCGGGTGGAGGTGTCCCTGCCCCGGCGCCTGACGGAACGGCAGAAGGAGCTGTGGGAGGAACTGTCGAGGCTGGGGGCCTAG